The Clostridioides difficile genome has a segment encoding these proteins:
- a CDS encoding cupin domain-containing protein codes for MLTKSNIIKEVNNIKQLYVYKKIGIINNNVLSVVQVANRSLDFHVHKKSDELFYVIEGEFELETQEGLTKVEEGEFVIVPKNTVHRPVVKELTKFLMLELDGTLNKENSGDLYED; via the coding sequence ATGTTAACAAAATCTAATATAATTAAAGAAGTAAATAATATCAAGCAACTATATGTATATAAAAAAATAGGAATTATCAATAATAATGTACTAAGTGTTGTTCAGGTGGCAAATAGAAGTTTAGATTTTCATGTTCATAAGAAATCAGATGAACTATTTTATGTAATTGAGGGAGAATTTGAATTAGAAACTCAAGAAGGATTAACAAAAGTTGAGGAAGGAGAATTTGTTATTGTACCAAAAAATACAGTTCACAGACCTGTCGTTAAGGAACTTACAAAATTTCTAATGCTTGAATTAGATGGAACTCTTAATAAAGAAAATAGTGGAGATTTATATGAAGATTAA
- a CDS encoding helix-turn-helix transcriptional regulator translates to MKNRLEEIRKKKGIRQEELATALQVSRQTIGSLENGRYNPSIILAFKIARYFDMSIEEIFIYEEE, encoded by the coding sequence GTGAAAAATAGATTAGAAGAAATAAGAAAAAAGAAGGGCATAAGGCAAGAAGAACTTGCCACTGCTTTACAAGTCTCAAGACAAACGATTGGTTCATTAGAAAATGGCAGATATAACCCATCAATTATTTTAGCATTTAAAATAGCAAGATACTTTGATATGAGTATTGAAGAAATATTTATTTATGAGGAGGAGTAA
- a CDS encoding LysR family transcriptional regulator codes for MIISILNLDNTGGVINMELKHLKTFLTLSKIKNFTKTAEHLNYAQSNITTQIQQLEKELDVRLFERIGKSVTLTREGEKLIPYAKKMILLSSDIKKMYEDQDNSSRIVIGASESICIFKLPEIIKIYKEKHPEVDLFLKTLDSSDFIPLLADNTIDIAFILDSPVEDKSVVSVLKNNEPIYVLSVPESKLALKENVSTQDFQDIPFILTGEGCCYRSLFEKELSESSVVPKIVLETGSIQVIKQTVLSDLGLCLLPELAVEKELKRHELIKIPYVTNYNIVSQLIHHKDKWMSKNLCDFISIVKQMH; via the coding sequence TTGATTATATCAATCTTAAATTTAGATAATACTGGAGGCGTGATAAATATGGAGTTAAAACATCTTAAGACCTTTTTAACACTTAGTAAAATCAAAAACTTTACTAAAACTGCTGAACATCTTAATTATGCACAATCAAATATTACAACTCAGATACAGCAGCTAGAAAAAGAATTAGATGTACGCCTTTTTGAGCGTATAGGAAAAAGTGTTACATTAACTAGAGAAGGAGAAAAATTAATTCCCTATGCAAAAAAAATGATTCTACTTTCATCTGATATTAAAAAAATGTATGAGGACCAAGATAATTCAAGTCGTATTGTTATTGGAGCTTCAGAATCTATTTGTATTTTTAAACTACCTGAAATTATTAAGATATATAAAGAAAAGCATCCTGAGGTTGATTTGTTTTTGAAAACTTTGGATTCATCTGATTTTATTCCATTACTTGCAGACAATACAATTGATATTGCATTTATCCTTGATTCGCCTGTTGAGGATAAGTCTGTTGTTTCTGTATTGAAAAATAATGAGCCAATATATGTTTTATCTGTTCCAGAAAGTAAATTAGCATTAAAAGAAAATGTGTCCACTCAGGACTTTCAAGATATTCCTTTTATTTTAACAGGTGAGGGCTGTTGTTATCGAAGTCTATTTGAAAAAGAATTATCTGAGTCATCTGTAGTTCCTAAAATAGTTCTTGAAACAGGAAGTATTCAGGTAATTAAACAAACAGTGCTTAGTGATCTTGGATTGTGTCTTCTACCAGAGCTTGCAGTAGAGAAAGAATTAAAAAGGCATGAGTTAATTAAGATTCCATATGTTACAAACTATAACATTGTTTCTCAACTCATTCATCATAAAGATAAGTGGATGTCTAAGAATCTTTGTGATTTTATTTCTATTGTTAAACAGATGCACTAG
- the polA gene encoding DNA polymerase I, translated as MEKKLIIIDGNSIINRAFYALPEMNNKEGLKTNAIYGFTTMLFKIIDIYQPTHISVAFDRKAPTFRHLEYKEYKAGRKGMPDELAEQLQPLKDLLDKFKINRLEIDGYEADDIIGTVSKKAEDNGYKVYIVTGDKDAIQLASYKTTTLITKKGVGEVEEYDFNSVIEKYEMTPTQFIDLKGLMGDKSDNIPGVPGIGEKTGIKLIKEFSSIENLIENTDKLKGSVKKKIEENKEIAIQSKRLATIIRDVPIEVNLDSMIFGDYDKDELLDKFRYFGFTSLLSRLVDLVDSDDTEQVEEKIEILKLKDIDKFIDEVNKKGQVILKTVRGQGNILEKNIIYIFISVDGEKIYYIDSDEVTKLDAILSNKEVKKFGYNLKDDYISLKPYNINLENINFDITIAEYLIDSTSSTSYDCSAIAMKYLSKKVKSREELLGKGVKSKNYEDLEFEDLAEYMGQIICTVKETIPMMERSLIDMSMDGLFYHVEMPLVEVLGHMEYEGIKVDKSILDDLSIEFKEIISTLEKEIYELSGEPFNINSPKQLGVILFEKLELPIIKKTKTGYSTNADVLEKLRDKHQIIDKITEYRQIVKLNSTYVEGLLNIINPESNRIHSSFNQTITTTGRISSTEPNLQNIPIKMEMGRKIRKVFIADENCKLVDADYSQVELRVLAHMSQDENMIEAFKHNEDIHTKTASQVFNVSMEDVTSELRGAAKAVNFGIIYGKSDFGLADDLNIPVPKAKEYIESYFAKYHKIKEFMDTTVEKASEDGYAVTILNRRRYIPEIKSSNFMERNRGKRFAMNAPIQGSAADIIKIAMINVHKKLEENNLKSKLILQVHDELIVEAIDDEIDIVKRIVKDEMENAVNMDVHLDVDLNVGSSWYETK; from the coding sequence TTGGAAAAAAAATTAATTATAATAGATGGAAATTCAATAATAAATAGAGCATTTTATGCTTTGCCAGAAATGAATAATAAAGAAGGTTTAAAAACTAATGCTATATACGGATTTACGACAATGTTGTTCAAAATAATAGATATATATCAACCAACACATATAAGTGTAGCTTTTGATAGAAAAGCACCTACATTTAGACATTTAGAGTATAAAGAGTATAAAGCAGGAAGAAAGGGAATGCCAGATGAATTAGCAGAGCAATTACAGCCCCTAAAAGACCTTTTAGATAAGTTTAAAATAAATAGACTAGAAATAGATGGTTATGAAGCAGATGATATTATAGGAACTGTTTCTAAAAAGGCAGAGGATAATGGATATAAGGTATACATAGTAACTGGAGATAAAGATGCCATTCAACTTGCTTCATATAAGACAACTACTCTTATAACAAAAAAAGGTGTAGGAGAAGTTGAAGAATATGACTTTAATTCTGTAATTGAAAAATATGAAATGACTCCAACTCAGTTTATTGATTTAAAAGGGCTTATGGGAGATAAGTCGGACAATATACCAGGAGTACCTGGAATAGGAGAAAAAACAGGAATAAAACTTATAAAAGAGTTTTCTAGCATAGAAAATTTAATAGAAAATACAGATAAACTTAAAGGAAGCGTAAAAAAGAAGATAGAAGAAAATAAAGAAATAGCTATTCAAAGCAAAAGACTTGCAACAATTATAAGGGATGTACCAATAGAAGTAAATTTAGATAGTATGATTTTTGGCGATTATGATAAAGATGAACTTTTAGATAAGTTTAGATATTTTGGATTTACAAGTCTTTTATCAAGATTAGTTGATTTGGTTGACTCAGATGATACTGAACAAGTAGAAGAAAAAATAGAAATATTAAAATTAAAAGATATAGATAAATTTATAGATGAAGTAAATAAAAAAGGACAAGTTATTTTAAAAACTGTTAGAGGACAAGGTAATATACTTGAAAAAAATATAATATATATCTTTATAAGTGTAGATGGAGAAAAAATATATTATATAGATTCAGATGAAGTGACAAAATTAGATGCTATACTTTCAAATAAAGAAGTCAAGAAATTTGGATATAATTTAAAAGATGATTATATATCTTTAAAGCCATATAATATAAACTTGGAAAATATAAATTTTGATATAACAATAGCTGAGTATTTAATAGATTCTACTTCATCTACATCATATGACTGTAGTGCTATAGCTATGAAATACTTATCAAAAAAAGTCAAATCAAGAGAAGAATTACTAGGTAAAGGTGTTAAATCTAAGAACTACGAAGATTTAGAATTTGAAGATTTGGCTGAGTATATGGGGCAAATAATATGCACAGTTAAAGAAACAATTCCTATGATGGAAAGAAGTTTAATCGATATGAGTATGGATGGTCTTTTTTATCATGTAGAGATGCCTTTAGTGGAAGTTTTAGGTCATATGGAGTATGAAGGCATAAAAGTAGATAAGAGTATATTAGATGACCTAAGTATTGAATTTAAAGAGATAATTTCTACACTAGAAAAGGAAATCTATGAATTATCAGGAGAGCCATTTAATATAAATTCACCAAAACAACTAGGTGTTATATTGTTTGAAAAATTAGAGCTTCCAATAATCAAAAAAACCAAAACTGGATACTCAACTAATGCAGATGTCTTAGAAAAATTAAGGGATAAACATCAAATAATCGACAAAATAACTGAGTATAGACAAATAGTAAAGCTGAATTCTACTTATGTTGAAGGCCTTCTAAACATAATAAACCCAGAAAGCAATAGAATTCATTCATCATTCAATCAAACTATAACAACTACTGGAAGGATTTCATCTACAGAACCAAATCTTCAAAATATACCTATAAAAATGGAAATGGGTAGAAAAATAAGAAAGGTGTTTATTGCAGATGAAAATTGTAAGCTAGTTGATGCCGATTATTCACAAGTAGAACTTAGAGTTCTAGCACACATGAGTCAAGATGAAAATATGATAGAAGCATTTAAACATAATGAAGATATTCATACTAAAACAGCTTCACAAGTTTTCAATGTTTCTATGGAAGATGTAACTAGTGAATTAAGAGGTGCAGCTAAGGCAGTAAACTTTGGTATTATATATGGTAAAAGTGATTTTGGATTGGCTGATGATTTAAATATACCTGTGCCAAAAGCAAAAGAGTATATAGAAAGTTATTTTGCTAAATATCATAAGATAAAAGAGTTTATGGATACTACAGTAGAAAAGGCTAGTGAAGATGGTTATGCTGTGACTATCTTAAACAGAAGGAGATATATACCAGAAATAAAGTCTAGCAATTTTATGGAGCGAAATAGAGGAAAGAGATTTGCAATGAATGCACCAATACAAGGAAGTGCAGCAGATATAATAAAGATTGCCATGATAAATGTTCACAAAAAATTAGAAGAAAATAATTTGAAATCAAAACTTATACTACAAGTTCATGATGAATTGATAGTTGAAGCAATTGACGATGAAATAGATATAGTTAAAAGGATTGTAAAAGATGAAATGGAAAATGCTGT